The following are from one region of the Biomphalaria glabrata chromosome 4, xgBioGlab47.1, whole genome shotgun sequence genome:
- the LOC106073905 gene encoding galanin receptor 2a-like, with protein MAEINKSKGLDDQYQEFFHWEIFSLVNNAIVCTLIGLLGLVANVINMMVFVRQGFNSSMNISFFSMAVSDIVRILSVEWANICFNPYIEKLEASIMFDYVFYITGGWTVGCACRITLHITLYVTVERCLCIVFPLTIRKFITITRTKIVIILIYFTNALTLVPEYMSVYLTWLYDVKRNATILGVGFRNNGLQTKGITFMLHVLLIVIGLFCIVVMTTVLVLQLRRQRKWRLKNSSNSLAKNSLTLRDRRSAVLVIVVATSVAICYIPIASLSLATVFVPDFYVGGKYVNFFRDSWALAFLSGIINSSSTILIYYRMSSKYQETFLKLLGRNVQNTKSDK; from the coding sequence ATGGCGGAAATAAACAAATCCAAAGGCCTCGACGACCAGTACCAGGAGTTCTTCCACTGGGAGATATTTAGCCTAGTCAACAATGCCATCGTATGCACCTTAATCGGACTCTTGGGGCTGGTGGCCAATGTGATCAATATGATGGTCTTTGTTCGACAAGGCTTCAACAGTTCCATGAACATCAGCTTCTTCTCCATGGCTGTTTCAGACATTGTACGCATCCTTTCTGTTGAGTGGGCCAATATCTGTTTTAATCCTTATATTGAAAAACTGGAAGCATCTATTATGTTTGACTACGTGTTCTATATCACAGGCGGCTGGACTGTGGGCTGTGCCTGTCGTATCACTCTGCACATCACTCTGTATGTTACGGTGGAGAGATGTCTCTGCATCGTGTTTCCGCTGACCATAAGAAAATTTATCACGATCACAAGAACCAAGATAGTTATCATCCTCATTTATTTCACAAACGCCCTGACATTGGTGCCCGagtatatgtctgtctatctgacCTGGCTATATGACGTCAAGAGAAATGCCACAATACTGGGAGTTGGGTTTAGAAACAATGGATTGCAGACGAAAGGAATCACTTTCATGCTGCATGTCTTGTTAATCGTGATTGGTCTGTTCTGCATCGTCGTCATGACGACAGTGCTGGTGTTGCAGCTTCGACGTCAGAGAAAATGGCGGTTGAAGAACTCCAGCAACAGCCTTGCTAAAAATTCTCTGACGTTACGTGATAGAAGGTCTGCAGTACTGGTCATTGTCGTGGCCACTTCGGTAGCCATTTGTTACATTCCCATAGCTTCGCTTTCACTGGCCACAGTTTTCGTGCCAGATTTTTATGTTGGAGGAAAATACGTCAATTTTTTTAGAGACTCTTGGGCTTTAGCGTTTTTATCTGGCATAATTAATTCAAGTTCCACTATACTTATTTATTACCGAATGAGTTCAAAATATCAAGAGACTTTTCTGAAACTTTTAGGCCGTAATGTGCAGAATACAAAATCTGATAAATAG
- the LOC106073908 gene encoding peptidoglycan-recognition protein SC2-like, with translation MLGLVVALICLQTYSVNGACPHIITRAEWGARQPNGEWFLTNPVQYAFIHHSAGPDCHDRATCQAQVKIFQNYHMDTHGWPDIGYTYVIGGDGSVFEGRGWDKVGAHTLNYNSVGYGFCMIGTFTSHMPTAAAQQAVKDLIDCGVQLGKIKREYTLRGHRDMPGSSTECPGTMLWNAIKHWPHY, from the exons ATGTTAGGATTAGTTGTCGCCCTCATTTGTTTGCAGACCTACAGTGTTAATG GGGCGTGTCCACATATCATCACAAGGGCTGAATGGGGGGCGAGACAACCTAATGGTGAGTGGTTTCTGACCAACCCGGTTCAGTACGCTTTCATCCACCATTCAGCTGGACCTGACTGTCACGATAGAGCAACTTGCCAGGCTCAAGTGAAAATCTTCCAGAATTATCATATGGACACACACG GCTGGCCTGACATTGGTTACACTTATGTCATTGGTGGTGACGGTTCTGTCTTTGAGGGCCGTGGATGGGATAAAGTAGGGGCCCATACATTGAACTACAACAGTGTTGGCTATG GTTTCTGTATGATCGGTACCTTCACGAGCCACATGCCAACTGCAGCCGCACAGCAAGCAGTCAAAGACTTGATCGACTGCGGGGTTCAGCTTGGCAAGATCAAGCGCGAATACACCCTCAGAGGTCATCGAGACATGCCTGGCTCAAGCACCGAGTGTCCTGGCACCATGCTGTGGAATGCAATCAAACATTGGCCCCACTATTAG